The Algoriphagus halophilus sequence GCAGAAGGGAAATTAGATGCCATACCTGCTAAATCCATCATGCTTGGGTTTATGCACAGATGGGCAGAAGGCTTGGAGTCCAATATTAATTACGCTTATGGATGGCTGGATGCACCAGACTCTAGAGCACCATTTGCCCTAAAAAGAGGAGGTGTCGGGCACTTAAACCTTGTCCGTCATTTCGATGAGAGATTTTCTATTGGTGCTGAATATATCTGGGGAGCACAACGGACTTCCAATGATGCATTTGGAAATGCAGAACGAGTTCAATTTATGGCCAAGTTTGAATTTTGATACAGAAAATAATGATTTCAGAAAAGAATGTTTAATTACCAAAATTTTAGCTGTTTAATTAGAGAAAGGCTTAAACTATTGACCTAGAATCGATCAAACACATAGAATTCAGTCGAAAGTAAAATACTCTTTTTGAAAAAGAGGAAGACTTTGATTTCGCAGGAACAAATAAGTTTGTAATTTAATCTGAATCCATTGTGTATCTTTTACGAAATCACTTTTCTGTTTTATGACTAAAGGGACAGCGCCAGTATATTTTTTCTTTTTGATGATATGGGTTCTTTTTACCTGTTTTGATGGCATGGCCCAAACTGATAGCACTGATCGTAACTATACACCCTATGAACTCCTTACCAGTTATTATGAGCAGGATTTTAAACCCTTTAAGAAGCGTAATATATACACCGGGTTAAGATTTAATCTAACAGATAAATATGAGGAGAATACGGATTATTTGATCCAGAATATCATTGATGGGGATCGCCTTGATTATAACATCGTACTCAAAGGCGGATATTATATCAGTGATTATGCAATGGTGGGTTTAAGTGTGAATTATTTCCAAAATAAGTTTATTGGAAATATTTATAGAGAACCCGATACAGTTGCTTCCAATTCCATCACGAGAGGTTATTCCTTCACTCCCAATTTCCGATCCACAGTTCCATTGACTAAAAATGAGCGGCTTAGTTTTTTCACAGAAATGGGAGTGACTTTTGGAAATAGTACTACTTTGACCCGGAGAACATCAAATGTAGATGTAGTCAGTAAGGAATATTCAAAGGATTTTAATTTTAGGGTAGGTATCAGTCCAGGTGTCACCTTTTTTGTAATGGAAGCCTTTGCTTTTGAAGTACAGTTAGATGTACTCGGTTACGAGCTTAATGTTACCAAAGGTAAGGATGGTGCAAGCAATCAAGAGTCCAAAAGGATTAAACAATCGGTAGATTTCAATATCAATTTGTTGTCCCTTAATATTGGTTTGGCCTATTATATAGGAGCGAAAAGATTTAGTCAATGAAAATGAAAAACAGCTATTTATTTCTAGTTCTTTTCATGCTAACATCTTGTGTGAAGGAAGATTTTTTTGGGTATTCTAGTTATGGTAATATCAAAGCTTTTGAAGTGAGTAATCAAGCGAGTCAAGCTGCCATTAATAATGCTGAAAAAACGGTAACTGTAGAAATACCTGGTGGAGTGAATCTAAATGAAATTACCCTTCAGAAACTTGAATTATCCTCGTTTGCGGAAGCAGATGTTGCCGTAGGAGATATTTTAGACTTAGAAGAGGACTTTGAAATAAACGTAGTGGCCGAAGACGGTAGCCTACATACTTGGCTAATTCAAGCAGAGGTAGCTTCCGCTACGCCTCAACTTTCCAATGGGGATTTAAATTTGTGGTATCAAACCAATTCGGATTATTACGAACCAGGAGAAAGCAAGGACAATACCATTTGGGGAACTGGAAATCAGGGAACTTTCATTTTAAATAAATTGGCCACTATCCCATATGATCGGGGCGATGATAATCTTGCTGCCCAAATGATAACGTTAGATAATGGATTTTTAGGAGGTACTTTCGGGGCTCCAATTGCAGCAGGTTCTATTTTTACTGGTGTATTCAATTCAGATAATTTAGACCCTAAAGATCCCGAAGCAGCAATTGAATTTGGGATGCCGTTTGCAGGCAGGCCCGTAAAAATACAATTCACTTACAGCTATATTCCAGGGACTGAGAATAAAGATAAAAATGGAAACCTCTTACCTTATTCTGACATGATGGATATATATGCCTTTTTGGAAGTAAGAAGCGGAGGAACTACAGAAAGATTAGCTACAGTCTGGTTGAGAAGTGGGGAGGAGCAAAGTGATTTGGTCACCGTTACCCTAGATTTTGTGTATGGAGAGTTAGACGATTCTTTTCCTGATTATATGAAGCCGAAGGATCAGAATTATGTCAGCCAAGATTCTGCTGCTTTTATACTTCCTACGCATATAACTTTCGTGGCTTCTTCCAGTTTTGCAGGAGCCGAGTTTGCTGGTGCAATAGGAAGTGAATTGATCCTGGATGACGTGGTAATGATTTACGAATAGATTAAATGTGAGCAGCTTCACCTACCAATGGGAGATTTTTTCCAAGTATTTCGAAATTCCCACATCCCACATCCTTCTACCCAAGTTTCATTTCGTATTTCCTGTTTCAGAATTCACAGCTTCCTTAATAGATTCACTATCCCAGGTATGGTCATTTACTGAGAATTTGCGGGAAAGCTCTCCTGATATCAGACTTTCTTGGATTTCTATTTGCTGTTTGGTTTTGCTGATGTATTCATCTCTATTGTGTTTGAAATTAACCAACACCTTGAGCGAAGCTTCATCATAATCATGGAATTGTTTGGCAAGCCGGTGAACGGTATGAGCCCGAAAACCTAATTTTTTCAGGGCATCTTCGCCCATTTTAATAGAGGTGTCCAGATTTTCTCTGTAAATGTTTTCAACACCCATATCCATTAATTCAAAAGCATCCATTCTATTCTTGGCCCGAATCATCACTTCCAGATGTGGGAATTCTTTTTGACACAGTTCAACCAGAACTTTACTGATTTCTCGGTCATCTATGGCGGAAATTAGGATACTCGCATCATGAGCTCCTGCAGATTCCAATAATTCTGCTCGGGTTCCATCTCCGAAATACACCTTGAAGCCCATTTTTCGGAGGTATTCCACTCGTTCTGGGTCCGAATCCAAGATGGTGGCTTCCACTCCGCTTGCTCTTAAAAACCTCCCCACCGTAGAGCCAAAGTGTCCAAAGCCTATTAATAATACTTTGTTTTTTTCATTTACCTCATCCATTTTTTGATCTTTCTTCTCTTCATTTCTATCCAATTTCGGGAGGATAGCGAGGTCAAGAATAACCATTAGAATAGGGGAGATCGTCATACTCAATGCCGTCACTGCCATAAGCGTGTCAGACATGGATTGAGAAAAAATCCCCAACTGAAGGGCAAACGCATAAGTAACAAAGGAAAATTCTCCTACCTGAGATAAGCCAATTGCAAAGCTGAGGTTGGATGAGAATCGTAGTTTCTTCATCGTTCCAAGTACCAGTAAGATAAGTGCCTTGATCAGGATGATCCCAAAGGTGATGGAAAAGATGGTGCTTGCTTCATTGAAAATAAGCGTAAAGTTGATTGTTGAACCTACAGCCATAAAAAATAGCCCCAATAGCAATCCTTTGAATGGTTCAAGGTCAGATTCCAAGGCATGTCTATAGGGGGAGTTAGCCAAAATGACCCCAGCTAGGAAAGCCCCCAAGGCAGGGCTCAATCCTACCAATTCCATTAAAAAAGAAATTCCAACGACGATCAGCAAAGCTGAGGCTGTAAACAATTCCCGTAACCTGGTTTTTGCTACAAAATTCAATAAAGGTCCAAAACCATACCTACCTAAGAGAATGACAATTCCTATGGCCCCAAAGATGGATAGGGTTTGTGCCCAAGCAGGCAGCTGATCGATCAATCCATGCATTTGTTCAGGGTCTGTTTTGGCCAATTGAGCCCCTTGCACTACCAGCAAGGGGAGAATCGCCAATATTGGAATCACCGCAATATCCTGCATGAGCAATACCCCAAAAGACATTTTCCCCAACGGCTGATTCATCTGGTTCTTTTCTTTGAGGGATTGAAGTACGATCGCTGTGGAAGACAAAGCCATGGAAAGGCTGATTGCTAAAGCTGCCTGCCAAGGGATTTGAACTAGAATCCCGATTCCAAATACAATCAAAGAGGTTAATAGGATTTGAGATAAACCAATCCTTAGAATCAGGTCTTTGATTCTCCAAAGCATTTTTGGTTCTAATTCTAAACCAATTAGAAATAGCATCATGACTACTCCAAATTCTGTAGCATGCATGATGTCCTGGCCTTGGCCTTCATTGGTAATAAACCCTAATAAATAAGGACCTATGATGATTCCTGCCAATAAATATCCCAATACCGATCCCATTCCCAACCTTTTTGCAATGGGTACACAGACAATGGCAGCTAGGATATAGACGACAGCATTTGCAAAAAATCCACTCATGAGTTTAGTTGTTTAGGTCGAAATGGACGATGTATGCTAGGTGCATCTCTTAGGTGGAGAATCAATTCATAATATTCTTTGCCTTTCTGTGAGAGTTGCTCTTTGGTAATTTTATGGGTCCCGGACACTTGAAATGGAGCTAAATACTGAAGCAGGCATAACTTAGCAGTTTGTTCGAAAGGGAGCAGGAAATCCTCGATTGGATGTTGGTTTCTACCCTCTTCAGAGTAGGCATGATCTGAACCACCAGTAGTAATGGTGTTCATGATCATTTTATTTTTCAGGTAAATACCACCTGGCCCATATGCCCATCCAAATTCCAGTACAATATCAATCCATTGCTTTAATAAGGGAGGGCATGAATACCAATAGATTGGATGATGCCAAATGATGAGATCTGCTTGGAAAAGGGCTTCTTGTTCGGCCTGTATAGAAACATTAAAGTCCGGATAAAGCTCATAAAGATCCCGGATCTCTACGTTTTCCAAGTGACTGATCGCATTGAGCAATACTTGGTTGACTTCTGAATGTTCATATTTTGGATGAGCAAAAAGAACAAGGATTTTACGCATGGTGAATGATCTTATCCTTGAAAATTAATTTTTTTATGTGTCCCATCACAAAATGGCTTATTCTGGCTTGCCCCACATCTGCAAAAAGCAGTAACCTTATGTTCTTGCTTGGTTTCCCCATTGGGTAATTTCACTTGTAGGTTTCCATATACCATTAAAGGGCCGTTTGGAGTAACCTCTACAATTAGCTCCTGGGTGGATTCTTCTGAAATTTTTTTGACCCCATCCTTGAAATAGTAGCCCAAAGCTCCACTGGGACAGGTGTCGATTTGTTTTATAATTCGTTCAGTGCTTGCTCCTTCTGCCAGTATCCAAGGTCTTCTCTCAAAATCAAAAACTTCAGGTAGCCCAGTGATACACTTTTTTGAATGAATGCATTTATGAGGTTCCCAAGTAATGGTTACCTCCCCATTGGTATATTCTTTTTTGATTGGTTCAGCCATATGCTTGTTTTTTGGTCATGTTCTTTAAAAACAAGATAAGAAAGAATGGGGTGGTCTAGTTCAGATTTGAAAGGAAAAACTTGATCAAAGTTGAGAATATGCGTTTTGTTACTATCCTTGATTGGATAATCTTATAAGAAAACATTGAGTTGACCGGGATTCAAAGAACTCTTCGGCTTTCATTCACCAAACTAATTGGTCATTTTAAGGTTATGAAACTTTGGAAGGCAACCCCGTGGATAATGGAATAAAGGGTGAGATTTCCATTTTATTATTGCTGAATATGATCGGTTCATGAAACAATCAGACCTTCTTGTTTTCAATTCCAAAGGCATTTATTGTCCCAAAGCAAAGGTGTATTTAGATCCTTGGAGGCCTGTAAATCAAGCCATCATTACACATGGACATTCGGATCATGCCCGGTTTGGGCATAAGAGTTACTTAACTCATCATTCAAATATTCCCATTCTAAAACATCGACTTGGTGATATTCCTGTTCAGGGGATGGCATGGAATGAGCCATTTCAGATAAATGGAGTGACATTCAGCCTTCATCCTGCAGGTCATATCATTGGATCTTCTCAGGTAAGAGTGGAATATAAAGGTGAGGTTTGGGTATTTACGGGCGACTATAAGGATGAAGATGATGGAGTAGCGGTACCTTATGAACCCATCAAATGTCAGACGATGATCACAGAATGTACATTTGGTATTCCTGCCTTCAAATGGAAACCTCAAGCTCAGGTCTTTGAGGAAATCAATCAATGGTGGCTAGAAAATAAAGAAGAAGGAAAGACTTCAGTCCTTTTTGGGTATAGCTTGGGGAAAGCTCAGAGGATACTAAAGTATTTAGATCCTTCCATTGGCAAGATTTTTACGCATGGGGCAATTGAGAATATGACGGAAGTACTTAGACCGCAGATTCAACTTCCTCCAACCAATCTGATTACCCGGGAAACCAAAGGCAAGGAAATCCAAGGGGGAATCGTGGTGGCACCACCCAGTGCTCATGGATCGACTTGGATGCGGAAGCTTGTTCCTTACGAAACAGGAACTTGTAGTGGATGGATGGCTTTTAGAGGAGCAAGAAGAAGAAGATCAACGGATAAAGGCTTTGTGATTTCAGATCATTGTGATTGGCAGGGGCTACTCAAAAGCATCAAGGCTAGCGAAGCAGAGCGAGTGATCTGTACCCATGGCTATACAGATATTTTTAGCAAGTATCTTCGTGAAATTGGATACGATGCCAGTGTGGAAAATACTGATTATGAAGGAGAAGTGGATGAAAGTTCAAATTCAATTATTCAGGAAGTATCATGAAGAAATTTGCTGAACTGATTGAGGAGCTGGATGCTACCACCAAAACCAACAGAAAAGTAGCTGCACTTGCAGACTATTTTGAGCGGGCCTCCGAAGCCGATAAAATCTGGACCATTGCCATTCTTTCCCATCGTCGACCTCCTCGGCCTGTCAATACCACCTTGCTAAGGCAGTATGCGGCAGAGCTTGCCGAAATCCCATTATGGCTGTTTGAGGATAGCTATCATATCGTGGGTGATTTAGCTGAAGCAATCGCTTTGGTAATTCCCAATAATGTGATGAAATGCGAAAAATCTTTGGCAGGTATTCTAGAGGAATTAATTCTTTTAAAACCTAAATCAGAGGAAGAGAAAAAGAACTATGTGCAAGAAATGTGGATGCAGTTGGATTATTATTCACGCTTTGTATTTACCAAGTTGCTTACAGGTGGATTCAGGATCGGAATCAGTCAAAAATTGATGATCAAGGCACTTTCCCAGGTGACCGAGGTTCCGGAAGATGAACTTGCCTATCGGCTGATGGGGGACTGGATTCCTGCCACTACCGGCTTTGAGGAATTGATCTTTGGAAAGAATGAGCAGGCGTATGTATCCAAGCCCTACCCTTTTTACTTGGCCTACGCGTTGGAAAATGAGTTGGAGGATTTGGGTGATATTTCTGATTGGTCGGCAGAACATAAATGGGATGGGATCAGAGGCCAGATGATTTGTCGGAAAAGGGAGCTCTTTATTTGGACGAGAGGAGATGAGTTGGTGTCTGATAAGTATCCTGAGATGTTAGAATTGGTTGATTTTTTACCTGATGGGACCGTGTTGGATGGAGAAATCTTACCTTTTATAGATGGGCAGGTTGGGACGTTTAATGATCTTCAGACTAGGATAGGAAGAAAAACAGTAAGTAAAAGTCTGCTTGAGAAGGTTCCAGTGGTTTTCAGGGCTTATGACCTGTTGGAAATTAAAGGAATGGATATCAGGAGTCAGAATTATCTAGAGCGAAGAACTCAACTGGAATCACTGATCCAATCTATTGTACATCCTGTGCTACAACTTTCAGAAAGGATGCAGTTTAATTCCTGGTCAGAAGTAAGTATTGAACGGGATTTGGCCAGAGAAAAGCGAAGTGAAGGGTTGATGCTAAAGAGAAATGATTCATCCTATCGAGTAGGGCGAAAAAAAGGGGATTGGTGGAAATGGAAAACAGATCCTTTAACCATCGATGCGGTGTTGACTTATGCGATGCGAGGTCATGGAAGGAGAACCAACCTTTTTACAGATTACACTTTTGGACTTTGGGAACCAAATAAAGAAGGAGAACAAGAGCTGGTAACTTTTGCAAAAGCCTATTCAGGGCTTACAGATAAAGAATTTGCGCAAGTAGATGCCATTATCAAGAAAACTACTTTGGAGAGATTTGGTCCGGTAAGAAGTGTGGAGCCTACCTTGGTTTTTGAATTGGCTTTTGAGGGAATTGCTTTTTCCAATAGGCATAAAAGTGGAGTGGCGGTGCGATTCCCCAGAATAGTAAGATGGAGAAAAGACAAATCAATTGGGGATGCCAATACCCTGGAAGATTTAAAAGCATTAATTCCTAAATAATAGCGACGGTTGCTTATTTTTATAATACTTCAAAATTTAATTAATGAGAGGGGGAAAATATAAGTAGACTTTGTGCCCAACGTTTAAACATCAATTATGCAGTCACCCATTGGTTTAATAGTAGAAGAGAGAGCTGCCAACATCGGGAATTTTATGGTCGGGAGACTCTTACCTTTTCGGGAAAAAAGAGCGGTTGGCCCCTTTGTTTTCATTGATCACATGGGCCCAGCCTGTTTAAAAGAATATCAAAATGTCGATGTGCCTCCACATCCGCACATAGGAATTTCGACTTTGACCTACCTTTTTGATGGGGCGATTTTCCATAACGACAGTTTAGGGAATGGGGTAGAAATCAAACCAGGGGAGGTAAACTGGATGACTGCTGGAAAAGGAGTAGTACATTCAGAAAGAACTCCCGAATATTTAAGGAAGCGGGATAAATATTTACATGGATTTCAAATTTGGATAGGATTACCAAAAGACAAAGAAAAGGTGGCCCCTTCCTTTTTCCACTATGATAAATCGGAGATACCGGTTTGGGAAGAAAATGGAATTGAGTTTAAGCTGATTGCTGGAGAAATCTCTGGAAAGAAATCCCCTGTGCAAGTACATAGTCCTTTGTATTTCTTAGAGATCAAAACGAAAAGAGCCCAAAAAATCAATATCGGGGAAAGGCTATTTGGTGAAGTGGGGATGTATGTATTGTCTGGAACTGTCAAGGTGGAAGGAAATGATTATGGAACCAAACAATTGCTGATCGCCAAAAATCCATCCTTATGTGAATTTGAGACCAATGGGGAAACTATTATTTACCTCTTTGGGGGAGAGCCCTTTCCTGAAGAGCGATTTATGTTTTGGAATTTCGTTAGCTCGGATAAAGAGGAATTGGAAAATGCCAAGGAAAACTGGAAAGCACAGAATTTAGATGTTTTTCCAAAAATTCCAGGTGATGACAAGGAATTTGTACCGCTTCCAGAACCTCCCTTTAAATCGAAATAAGGAATAGGAGTTGGTTTGTAAGGTATGAGAATTTCCGTTTGAGAATTTCAATTAATTTTTACGGTTTTCTAGAATTAATATTTAGAAAGCAAGAAAGTGTGTTCTTAATTGAATTTCTATCATAAATATTGTATTTTATTCATCATTAGATAGTTATGACAGCTGTCTTTTTTCTTTTTACAATAGTTTTTATCACTTAATAAAAGATTTAATGATGAGTATACAAGTTGAATTTATTCCTAAGATTCAGGTAAAGAATCTCTTTTTTAGCCTTGTTGCAAGTATGGTTTTGCTTTCTTCTTGTGGTACCGAACCCAAAGAGGAAGCTGTAGAAACAGAGGAGGTAACACCTCCAACTAGGTTGGATGTTGTAACGCTGGATATGGATTTTCAAGCTGTGGATACCATTCCTTCTGGATGGGTCACCTGGCGATACCAAAATCGTTCACCTCAACCTCATTTTATCCTAATTGACGATCCACTTGATAGTATTACGGTTGATGAATTCAGGGAGGAGTTATTGCCTCCTTTCGGCGAAGGAATAAAGAAGATGTATGAAGGAAAGAACGAAGAAGCCATGGAGGCATTTGGTAAAATTCCTGCTTGGTATGCGGGTACCACCTGGCCAGGAGGAGTTGGACTGACTTCGCCAGGAATGACTTCAGAAACTACTCTTAAACTTGAGCCAGGATTCTATATCATGGAGTGTTATGTGAAAATGAAAGATGGGATGTTCCATACCAACATGGGAATGTATAAAACATTAATTGTATCTGAGGAAAAGTCACCTTTAGCGGAGCCAACTCCAGATTTCACAATTGATATTTCTAGTGAAAATGGAATTGTATTTGAAAGTCCTGAAAAAGCCGGTACCTATACATTTCAAGTAAATTATATAGACCAGAAGAAATATGAGCACTTTCAGGGTCATGATGTGAACTTGGTTAGAATAGACGATTCTGGAGATTTGGCAGCGATTGAAACCTGGATGAATTGGTTAAACTTGGATGGTCTAATTGATCCTGTTCCAGAGGGCTTCACGTTTCTAGGTGGAGTAAATGATATGCCTACAGGGAGTACTGGTTATTTTAATGCTACGCTCGAACCAGGTAAGTATGCTTTGATTTCAGAAGTTCCGGATGCATCTAATAGGAACTTGCTTAAAACATTTGAAATTATGCCTTAAATCAAAAATAGCGAAGCCCTAACATTGCTCACTTTGCGGTTAGTTTTACACGGTTTAGTAAGGTCCGGCAGGTTTTTTATCCATTGAGCCCCTCCTCAGCCGAACCAAATCAATGGAATGGCTTTAGCATAGGCTTTGTATAATAAAAGGGTGTTTAAATAAAATAGTTATGAAAGATGAAACCAACAGTCTTGTTCAAGGAATTAAAAGAGTTACAGATTACTCTGAAGGCCTCACCTCTTTATTAGCGGGTACCTATGTTTTATCCCTTGCATTGATCAAAGGAAATGTGGCTTTAAGGATTGCATTGGGGGTAGCAGGAGGATATTTGATTTTGAGAAGTGGAAGTAAACTGCACTCCTTAGGTAAAGAAACCAAGGTTATTGATTAATCTACTT is a genomic window containing:
- a CDS encoding monovalent cation:proton antiporter-2 (CPA2) family protein, with amino-acid sequence MSGFFANAVVYILAAIVCVPIAKRLGMGSVLGYLLAGIIIGPYLLGFITNEGQGQDIMHATEFGVVMMLFLIGLELEPKMLWRIKDLILRIGLSQILLTSLIVFGIGILVQIPWQAALAISLSMALSSTAIVLQSLKEKNQMNQPLGKMSFGVLLMQDIAVIPILAILPLLVVQGAQLAKTDPEQMHGLIDQLPAWAQTLSIFGAIGIVILLGRYGFGPLLNFVAKTRLRELFTASALLIVVGISFLMELVGLSPALGAFLAGVILANSPYRHALESDLEPFKGLLLGLFFMAVGSTINFTLIFNEASTIFSITFGIILIKALILLVLGTMKKLRFSSNLSFAIGLSQVGEFSFVTYAFALQLGIFSQSMSDTLMAVTALSMTISPILMVILDLAILPKLDRNEEKKDQKMDEVNEKNKVLLIGFGHFGSTVGRFLRASGVEATILDSDPERVEYLRKMGFKVYFGDGTRAELLESAGAHDASILISAIDDREISKVLVELCQKEFPHLEVMIRAKNRMDAFELMDMGVENIYRENLDTSIKMGEDALKKLGFRAHTVHRLAKQFHDYDEASLKVLVNFKHNRDEYISKTKQQIEIQESLISGELSRKFSVNDHTWDSESIKEAVNSETGNTK
- a CDS encoding ligase-associated DNA damage response exonuclease, giving the protein MKQSDLLVFNSKGIYCPKAKVYLDPWRPVNQAIITHGHSDHARFGHKSYLTHHSNIPILKHRLGDIPVQGMAWNEPFQINGVTFSLHPAGHIIGSSQVRVEYKGEVWVFTGDYKDEDDGVAVPYEPIKCQTMITECTFGIPAFKWKPQAQVFEEINQWWLENKEEGKTSVLFGYSLGKAQRILKYLDPSIGKIFTHGAIENMTEVLRPQIQLPPTNLITRETKGKEIQGGIVVAPPSAHGSTWMRKLVPYETGTCSGWMAFRGARRRRSTDKGFVISDHCDWQGLLKSIKASEAERVICTHGYTDIFSKYLREIGYDASVENTDYEGEVDESSNSIIQEVS
- a CDS encoding PCMD domain-containing protein, with the translated sequence MKNSYLFLVLFMLTSCVKEDFFGYSSYGNIKAFEVSNQASQAAINNAEKTVTVEIPGGVNLNEITLQKLELSSFAEADVAVGDILDLEEDFEINVVAEDGSLHTWLIQAEVASATPQLSNGDLNLWYQTNSDYYEPGESKDNTIWGTGNQGTFILNKLATIPYDRGDDNLAAQMITLDNGFLGGTFGAPIAAGSIFTGVFNSDNLDPKDPEAAIEFGMPFAGRPVKIQFTYSYIPGTENKDKNGNLLPYSDMMDIYAFLEVRSGGTTERLATVWLRSGEEQSDLVTVTLDFVYGELDDSFPDYMKPKDQNYVSQDSAAFILPTHITFVASSSFAGAEFAGAIGSELILDDVVMIYE
- the kefF gene encoding glutathione-regulated potassium-efflux system oxidoreductase KefF, giving the protein MRKILVLFAHPKYEHSEVNQVLLNAISHLENVEIRDLYELYPDFNVSIQAEQEALFQADLIIWHHPIYWYSCPPLLKQWIDIVLEFGWAYGPGGIYLKNKMIMNTITTGGSDHAYSEEGRNQHPIEDFLLPFEQTAKLCLLQYLAPFQVSGTHKITKEQLSQKGKEYYELILHLRDAPSIHRPFRPKQLNS
- a CDS encoding ATP-dependent DNA ligase; translation: MKKFAELIEELDATTKTNRKVAALADYFERASEADKIWTIAILSHRRPPRPVNTTLLRQYAAELAEIPLWLFEDSYHIVGDLAEAIALVIPNNVMKCEKSLAGILEELILLKPKSEEEKKNYVQEMWMQLDYYSRFVFTKLLTGGFRIGISQKLMIKALSQVTEVPEDELAYRLMGDWIPATTGFEELIFGKNEQAYVSKPYPFYLAYALENELEDLGDISDWSAEHKWDGIRGQMICRKRELFIWTRGDELVSDKYPEMLELVDFLPDGTVLDGEILPFIDGQVGTFNDLQTRIGRKTVSKSLLEKVPVVFRAYDLLEIKGMDIRSQNYLERRTQLESLIQSIVHPVLQLSERMQFNSWSEVSIERDLAREKRSEGLMLKRNDSSYRVGRKKGDWWKWKTDPLTIDAVLTYAMRGHGRRTNLFTDYTFGLWEPNKEGEQELVTFAKAYSGLTDKEFAQVDAIIKKTTLERFGPVRSVEPTLVFELAFEGIAFSNRHKSGVAVRFPRIVRWRKDKSIGDANTLEDLKALIPK
- a CDS encoding (4Fe-4S)-binding protein, producing the protein MAEPIKKEYTNGEVTITWEPHKCIHSKKCITGLPEVFDFERRPWILAEGASTERIIKQIDTCPSGALGYYFKDGVKKISEESTQELIVEVTPNGPLMVYGNLQVKLPNGETKQEHKVTAFCRCGASQNKPFCDGTHKKINFQG
- a CDS encoding pirin family protein, producing MQSPIGLIVEERAANIGNFMVGRLLPFREKRAVGPFVFIDHMGPACLKEYQNVDVPPHPHIGISTLTYLFDGAIFHNDSLGNGVEIKPGEVNWMTAGKGVVHSERTPEYLRKRDKYLHGFQIWIGLPKDKEKVAPSFFHYDKSEIPVWEENGIEFKLIAGEISGKKSPVQVHSPLYFLEIKTKRAQKINIGERLFGEVGMYVLSGTVKVEGNDYGTKQLLIAKNPSLCEFETNGETIIYLFGGEPFPEERFMFWNFVSSDKEELENAKENWKAQNLDVFPKIPGDDKEFVPLPEPPFKSK